The genome window AAGCTGTGGTAACAGTGAGCGCGGGACGGCTTGCTTCCTCTGGCGCCTTGGTAAGTTTCGGCCTCGATTCGACGATTGAGGTTGCTTCTGCCGTAGCAATTGCGTGGCAATATAGCCGACGAGACCCTGAGCGGTGGGAGAAGCCCACGCTGCGGTTGATCGCGTGGTTGTTTTTCTTGCTGGCCGCGTATGTCACTGTGGAGTCAGTGATCGCTTTGGTGAATCATCGGGAACCTGATCACAGCGCTGTTGGCTTGGGCATGGTGATAGCAAGTGTCATCATCATGCCTCTCGTGTCCTTTCTTGAAAGAGACGCAGGGCGAGCCTTGGGCTCGTCGAGTGCAGTGGCTGACTCTAAACAAACTTTGGTGTGCGCGTACTTGTCAGTGGCGGTGCTGGTCGGCTTGGCTGTGGATTGGCTCTTCGGATGGTGGTGGGCGGACCCTGTAGCTGCTTTGGTTGTGGCTGCTCTTGCTCTTCATGAAGGTAAGGAAGCGTGGGAAGGGGATTCGTGTGCTGCCTCGTCCCATGAAGCGCTTGCTGCCACTGAAGGATAGCTGCTTAGAAGTGCGTCATTTTTACTCATTCCGCGCACGCAAGGCCTGGGACCACTTAATGGCCTGCCTTGTACGAAGGATCGAGCGCTCATAGATCGCCGACGCGAACCAGATCGCTAGTGCGGTCGCCACGAGCAGGATACCGAGGGAGAGCAGATGATCCCAGATCGTGCCCTGGCCCAAGAACACGCGCAGTGGCGTTGCTACCGGGGCAGAGAAGGGGATAAGCGCCATGATCCGCAGGGCCTCTGGGTTGTCGTTGAAGAAGATCACCGCGACGTACGGGATCATTATCAGCATCATCACAGGCATCGACGTCGAACCGATGTCCTCTTGACGAGAAACGAGGGAGGCGGCCGCGGCGTAGAGGGAAGCGATCATCACGAAACCGATCGCGAACAGCAACACGAACCACAGGATCGGTGCTCTGAGGCCGTCGAGCGGTAGAACGGAGTTGTTAAACCGCATGCCCAGTAGAAGGCCCCCGGCGATCAGCACCACTTGCAAGAAAGCCATCACGGAGTTACCGATGACTTTGCCAGTCATGAGGGCCTTCGCCGGGATTGTCGCGAGAAGAATCTCTACGATGCGAGACTGTTTTTCCTCGATAACTGAGACTGCGATCTGTTGGCCGTAGATGATAGCGATCATAAAGAACGCGATGCCGAACCCGAAGGCGATGAAATATCGTACGCCTGGGTTAGGGGCGTCTGGATCTAGTAACTCCACGTTCGGAGACACCGCCAGAGCCTGGACCATATTCTCTGGCGTGGAGTCCAGCCCGACGACGGTGATGCCGGCAGGGGATGACTTGTCCGTGATCACCGCGGCGTCCGCTTCGCCGTTACGTACGGCGTCCTTTGCAGCTTCCGCGGAGTCCACGACCTGAGGCTTGTAGGAGTCGCCAAGACCTTGTACCACCTGGGACGTTTCGGCGGTCACGGCCACTTTCTTCCCGTCGCCATCAAAGAGATCGCCCAAGCGCGGAGCCAAAAGCACACCCAGCATGAGCAGCCCGAGCACGATCACCGTGGTAACCACGAACGCTTTGGACATCATCTTGACCTTCATCTCACGGCCAGCCACCAGGCCGACGGCAGTCCAAAACGACGTACGCTCGCCACTGCCGGAGGTGAGATGACCGTTCTCATCAACCGGGGAGGAGTGGGGCTGGGGCGAGGCGTTCATCGGGTGACCTCCGTGAAAATCTCATGCAGGGAATGGCGGACAGGGCCGAAACTGTGGATGGGGCCGCGGGAGGTGGCCTCCCGGAGAACCTCGTTGGCGACGTCCACCGAGTCGGTGTGGAATCGGACCTGCCCCTCGTCGGAACTAGTGATTGTCACGCCGGGTATTGAGTGAATCCAGTCGGTGCCCGCCGTGGTGACGAGCTCCCATTCGGCCTCGGTGTGCTGCTCGATGAGTTCATCGCGGGTGCCGCTGGCCACCACGCGACCGTCGGCGAGAATGATGAGCACATCGCAGAGTCGTTCCACGACGTCCAGCTGGTGGGAGGAGAACAGGACGGGGATACCGGTGTCGGCAGTCTCTTGCAATACCTGCAGAGTGATGTCCACTGCGTGCGGGTCCAGGCCGGAAAATGGTTCGTCTAGGACAAGAGCGCTGGGCTCGTGTACTAATGCAGCGGCCACCTGAGCGCGCTGCTGATTGCCGAGAGAAAGTTCTTCGAGCTTGTCTTTCGCACGGTGGTCGAGGTCCAACCGTTCCAGCAGGTTCATCGCCCGGGTCTTCGCGGCCTTCGCCGAGGATCCGTGCAGGCGCGCAAGATAAACGAGCTGGTCAATCACTGGCATTTTTGGGTAGAGGCCGCGTTCCTCGGGCATGTAGCCAATGCCCGCGCGGTAATCGCTGGTGATGGGTTCTCCATCCACGAGAATCTCACCTGAGTCGTGGGAGAGTACGCCAAGCAGGATGCGCATAGTGGTGGTCTTGCCAGCACCGTTGCCGCCCACAAAGCCTGTCATTAGCCCAGGTTTAATATCAAACGATAAATCGTGGAGGGCGCGCTTGCCGCCAAAACTTTTATTGAGCCCTCGGACGCTGATCATGTCGCCAGGATATAGGACGGGTCTAGGGCCGGCCACCGGACGACGGTAAATCGGCGATCGCCAGGCTGAAGACGAAAACACGTGTTTTCGTATGGTCAGATATCTTTAACCTTTTCCCATGATTCGATGGGGCTCTCAATAACAGCGAATAGCGGATGAGCTGGGGGGAATAGTTAGATTTTCGTCACTGTCAGTGGGCTGGAGATAACTGTTGAGAGTGGACGACAACCACTCGGGATCTCGGTTGGCCACCTTTGTACCGAGGAAACGGAGTTCGTAGCGGAGCTGGCCTGTTGTTACAGGTATTGAATTCTGAGTTTGTGCGGTCTGGGCTATATCGTCCGAGCTATAAGCGATACGGTCGCGGTTAAAGTTATAGCCACGAGAGTCAGCTTCATCAGCGAGTGCGTGCAAATATGTCGCAACTGATAACACGGGATTGTCGGTGGCTTTAAACCTTTCCAGTTGTGGATGGTTCGTGTAGCCCTTGGTGAGTCCGCGGAGAACTTTTTGTGCGAGTAAAGTTTCCCGCCAACATGCGACGAGTCCGCGACGGTCGAGCAGGCGGGGGTGTAGTGACCAGATGCGCATAGTTTCAGTATGCCTTGCAATCACAGTGTGGAGTACCGGACCTCGGTAACGAGGTATCCGTAAAGTGACATAATGTAGATTATCGGCTAAATATATTGTGGTGTTTTACCGCAGGGTGCGGATGATGCGCACCCAACAGGCCTCAATCGCAGATCTCCGAAGGCGCACTCTCCCTAACACTCTTTCTGTCACAGTGACTTAATAATCGTGTGTAACTAGATGTCGTACTCGCACGGCCACGCATCACCAAGGCGCACAACATCAAGACTTCGGTGATCGTCATTGAGTGGGCCGCTGCTTATTCTTCGAGCGATACACCTGGCGCAGCTGGACGATGGTGAGTACGAACAACACCGCGAAGACAACCAATATGATCCACAACTTCTGAATAAGCGCGATCACGATGAGAACGGCCAAGACTGCTAATCGCAGCCACCGTGTCCAAATTAGTGTTTCGTCACTCATTACTGCTTCTCCATAGTCAGCAGCAGATTGATCTCGCCTGTTTCGTCAATCTTGGCTGCGACGAATTGTGGCGATTCAATGTCATAGTCGCGCCTATTAATCGGAATAGTACTCGAAACAATCAGTTTCTTACCCGTACGCAGTGCTTTTAGTTTGACGTCGATGTCTTTTTTCACCCCGTGAATTTCCATCGTTCCCGGCACAGTAATCTCATCGGCGTGCCCGTCGCCTGGCAACGATGAAACGTCGACTGGGCCTTTGATTGTGAACACTGCCTTCGGGAACTCGTCAGTGTTCAGGATGGTCCGTCGGACATTGATATCGCGTTTCTCAACATCACTGGAAATCGACGTCAGATCAGTAGTTGCCGATCCTTCTGTCAACTTTTGATCCGACACGGTGAATGATCCGTCAACTTTATTCGTTGACCCACTTGTTTCCTTGGACTTACCAGGAAGAATCTCGTGGAACGTATATCCGGCAGATGTTGCGTTCTTCCCTGAACCCCGCACAATCTTCCAACTGCCGTTGATATCAGTGCTTGCTGCCTTGGCATCGCCGTCTGTTAGCGATTCAGTTTTTGTCCCCCGGTCGGTAACCGCTTTATAAACGACCGGCCCAACAGATGCTAAGACAATGGTGACAATTGCTATGACAACCAATGTGATCCAAGGCTTCTTCATAAGCGCCATGGTACTAGCCGCAGGTATTTATGTATTAGCTTGCTCAACGCCCAGGCGGATGGACTCGATATCTCGCGCTAAGGACACAAGATCCCCAGTCATGGCGGCAAGCTCGCTTGACGTTGCGCCTTCTTGCGCAGCCGTGTTGATATCCTCTGCAGCGCAGCGTAACTCAAAGAGTGAATCGAATAGGTATTGTGCTTTCTTGCCCCGCAAGACGATGTCCGAGTCCGATATTCCGACTCCACGCCCCTCATGGCGCTGCTCATAGGCTCGTTGTCGGCAGGATCGTGAGCAATATTTAGGTTTGCGTCCACGCCCCGAGTATTCGACTGGGTTCCCGCACCACTGACAACGGACTTCCTGTGTTGAACGTTCCTTTTCCATCATTATCTTCCATCATTATCCGTGGTCTATGACGCTTAATGATCGACGTTATGTACCAATCATGGAACAGATCTGCCGCTAACATCGTTGTATGTAACGACGGTTATAATGAGTAACTGGTTTCTTTAGACCTTAGCGCGACATTACGCTCAAGTTGTAAAGCTTTACCAGTACTACCCCAATGACGTAAGGACTGATTCCCCGCATGGCAGATCGTGTTCTCCGTGGCAGTCGAATGGGCGCCGTTTCCTACGAAACGGATCGCGACCATGATCTAGCCCCTCGGCAGCTTGTCAAGTACCGCACCGAGGACGGAAAGATATGGGAAGTTCCTTTTGCCGACGACGCTGAAATCCCAGGTGAATGGCCGTGCCAGAACGGCAAAATCGGTGAGCTCGTGGAAGGCGAAGGCACAGAAGCAAAGCCCGTCAAACCACCCCGTACACACTGGGACATGCTTCGCGAACGTCGCAGCATCGATGAGCTTGAAAAGCTTCTCAACGAGCGTCTCGACATGCTCAAGCAGCGCCGCCGTATCGCTGCCAAGATGATGAAGGAACAAAAAGAAGCCGAAGAGAAAGTCAAGTCGAAGTAACTCGGCTCTCCCTCGCCTTTTCACAAACGGATCCGGTCTCCCCCACGACTATTCGCAGTCAGAGGCCGGATCCGTTTTCGTCGCAACTATTACGAGTTGAAACGTCGCTTTTGTTTCTCGATTAGCTCATGCACTTCGTGCTTGATCAAGCGCTTCGACGACGTGAACAGCTCTTTCGCCTGCTTGCTTCGATACGCCACTCCCCACTTGGTTACCTCAAGGAGGGAATCTTTCACGAAGTTCCCGGAGAGCTTTGACTCCCCTAGCTCGCGCTCCGTGAAGGTAATCGGCATCTCCCGAACATCAAAGCCCTGCTGGAGAATCCGCCAGGCAAGGTCCGTTTGGAAGATATAGCCCGCGTTACTCAGCTCGTCGAGATCGACGGCCTCGAGCACAGACCGTCGATAAGCCCTGTAACCAGCGGTAATATCGCGAATTCCCGCGCCCAAGACGACATTGATGTACGTGTTTCCACCCCGGGATAGGAATTGGCGATACGCGGGCCAATTCACGGTTTCCCCACCCGGCACATACCGCGAACCAATCGTCAGGTCCGCACCATCATTGACCGAGTCGAGCAAAAGGTGGAGTTGCTCAGGAGCGTGGGAGCCGTCGGCATCCATCTCACAGATCACGTCGTAATTCTGATCAAGCCCCCACCGGAAACCAGCGACATACGCTGCGCAGAGGCCTTCTTTCCCCTTGCGGTGCAAGACGTGGATATGGGAATCATCGGATGCCATCTGGTCAGCAAGATCACCAGTGCCATCGGGGCTATTGTCATCGACGACCAAGACGTCTACGCGGTCAGGCTCTGCTTTGCGCAAACGGCCCACGATGAGGGGCAAATTATCCTTTTCGTTGTACGTCGGGATGATGACCAACGTGTTGTCGCTCGGTTGAGTCAACGGTGATCCTCTCTCTTTATAACTACTTTGACTTTACCCGCTGTGGCTTCCGTTGTGAGATAGCGGCACCCAGAGCCACGACAACACCAAGCCCGCACAGTGTCCACTCGATGATCGTCGCCGAATAGGAAGCAATGGTTCGCGTCGAACGGAGTGGAAGCTGGGCATGCAGAATCCCCTCCGTGAAAATCTGGGTGCGTTCAGACACTCGACCGTCTGGCCGAATGATAGCGGACACGCCCGATGTCGCGGCAACGACCGTGGCGCGGTCATATTCCACAGAACGTAACCGGCTCATCGCCAACTGCTGGTAGGACATGTCCGTAAAGCCAAAGGTCGCGTTATTCGTCGGGACTGTGAAGATTTGCGCACCACCCTCCACAGCATGTTGGAAGGCGCCATCAAACGCGACTTCATAACAAGTGCCGACGCCCACTGGGATGAGAGCATTCGTTTTGCCCGACCGAACGTGGACGACGCCGTTATCGTCGCCAGGACTGAAATTCCCCGCCATATCCACGTACGACGAGAAGTGCCGGAAAAAATCCCTCCATGGCATGTATTCCCCGAATGGTTGGAGATAGACCTTATCGTGCCTCTCCCCTGGCCCGGTTTCTGGATCCCAGACGACAACAGTGTTGCGCTCCTGATCGCCCGGGTGTGTGAGCGTCCCGACGAGAATCGGGACCCCAACAGCTTCCGCTGCTTGTTGAATCTCATCCCGGGCAAGAGGGTCGATAAAAGGATCGACGTCCGACGAATTCTCCGGCCACACAACAAAATCTGGCTTCGGCGATTTATGGTTCTCAATGCGACGAGCCAAGGCCAGCGTGGCGTCACGGTGATTGGCTAAGACCGCACGCTGCTGGTCATTGAAATCGAGCCCCAACCGCGGGACATTGCCTTGCACGACCGCGACCGTCACCAGATTCTCGGGTGACGACGAATCACTAGCGCGGTAGTAGGTGATACCTGATTCTTTGGACACCATCTGTATCGATTGTGCCTGGGTACCTGACTCGTGGGCTTCTGCCCCGTTTTCTGTCCCGTTGTCCGACCCCGCGACATCGTTCGACTTCGCAAAAGAGTCAATGCGCTCGGTCGAAGGATTCGGCCCCGCATCCACTTGCGACCAGGCCAATCCCGCAACGATGGGAATAACAAGAGTAATGACCAAGCCCGGGATCCATATCCGGCGGAAAATGATGGCTATTCCGACCCCCATCGTCACCGTTGCCACAGTGATCAGTGCAGGTCCACCAATTCGGGCAAGAGAAAGCAAGGGGCCAGAGACCTGTCCCCACGCAAGCCGAGTCCATGCGAAGCCACCGAAGGGCCAATGCGACCGTGCATACTCGACAGCGAGATACCACGTGGGAATCCCAATGACAGTAAAGAGGAACTCGTTGGCGGTAATCGAACGATGGACTCGAACACGGCCACGACCGCTTAAACGATCCTCCGAGGAGGAACCCTTCTTCGACGTCGAGCCCTCTCGGGCAGCCTTCGAGCTCCCCTTCTGAGGGCGAGCAGATGATACACGCGGCTCCCGCTTCCGGGCAGCACGCCCGGCGCGGAGGAGAAAGACAGTTCCCGCGCCGAATGCCAGTGAATATAGGGCTTCGACGATGGATAAGGCGATCCATGGTAGCGAACCGACGTATTCCCCGATCCAGGGCAGGTAGAAGAGGTAGGTGATGAGCCCTTGGGTGAAGGCGATGAGGGCGCCGAGCCACGCGCCGGGTGCGGGTGATTTATCGCCCCATGGTTGGAGGGCGATGATCAGCAAGGCAATGCCGAGTGGGGCTGCGAGCCATAGGCCGTTTGGTTCGTATGACGCGTAGACGCACAGCCCTGCGAATGCGGCGAGCGAGAGTCGTATGACTGTGTAGAGGAATCGCTTGCCGTAGTCGGCTCTGCGTGTGGTGTCGTACAGGCCGGGTGTGTGCGCTGCCTCGTCCCATCGGGGTGTTGATCGTGGACGCGGTGTAGGCATGGCGTCAAGATTACTACTTGGTGGGCCTGTACTCGGTTATCTCGGTGGCGGTATTTTTAGCGGTCTTCCATTTCTCCTTCGGTTTCTAGGAGGGCTTCGGTGAGTGCGTCGAGGCGGTCTTGGTCGGGGTTTTTCCATAGTCCGCGTTGGGCGGCTTCGAGGAGCCGTTCGGAAATGTCGTGGAGTGCCCATGGGTTGGATTCGCGGAAGAATTCCCGGTTTTCTTCGTTTTCGACGTATTCCTGGGTGAGTTGTTCGTACATCCAGTCGTCCATCATCCCCGCGGTGGCGTCGTATCCGAAGAGGTAGTCGACGGTTGCTGCCATTTCGAATGCGCCTTTGTATCCGTGGTTGCGCATTGCTTCGACCCAGCGGGGGTTGACGACGCGGGATCGGAAGACGCGCCGGGATTCTTCGTGGAGTGTTCGGGTGCGGATGGTGTCGGGGCGGGTGGAGTCACCGATGTAGGCTTCGGGTGATTGGCCTGAGAGTGCTCGGACTGTGGCGACCATGCCGCCGTGGAATTGGAAGTAGTCGTCGGAGTCGGCGATGTCGTGTTCGCGGGTGTCCGTGTTTTTTGCGGCTACTTGGATGCGTGTGTAGGCCTGTTTCATGTCGTCGGCGGCGGGTGCGCCGTCGACTCCGCGTCCGTAGGCGTAGCCTCCCCAGGTGCTGTAGACCTCGGCGAGGTCGTCGTCGCTGCGCCAGTTTCCTGCGTCCATGAGTTCGAGGAGGCCTGCGCCGTAAGTGCCGGGTTTTGATCCGAAGATGCGGCGGTGTGCCCGTTCAGCCGGGGTTCCGTTGGCTGTGTCTTCGTTGACGTGGGTGGCGACGTAGTTCATGTCGGCGGGTTCGTCGAGGGCGGCGACCATTTGGACGGCGTCGTCGAGAAGGGCGACGACGTGGGGGAAGGCGTCTCGGAAGAAGCCGGAGATGCGGACGGTGGTGTCGATGCGGGGCCGTCCGAGTTCTTCGAGTGGGATGACTTCTAGCCGTGTGACGCGTCGGGATACTTCGTCCCATATTGGTCGGACGCCGAGGAGTGCGAAGACCTCGGCGATGTCGTCGCCAGAGGTGCGCATGGCGGAGGTGCCCCAGGCGCTGATGCCAACGGAGACGGGGTATTTTCCGTCGTTGTCCTGTTTGTAGCGTTCGATGAGGCTGTCGGCGAGGAGTTGTCCGGTGTCCCAGGCTAAGCGTGAGGGAATTGCTTTGGGGTCGACGGAGTAGAAGTTTCGGCCGGTGGGCAGGGTGTTGATGAGCCCTCGGAGGGGTGATCCGGATGGGCCGGATTCGATAAACTTCCCGTCGAGTGCTCGGAGGACTTGGTCTAGTTCGCGGCTGGTTTGGCGCAGCCGGGGAACGATCTGCGTGGTGGTGAAGTGCAGGATGTTCCGAACGGCGGAAACATCTGCGCTGTCTGGGAGGCCGGGCTCGCGGCTAATGTCGTCCAGGACCGTATCGACGGCGTTATCATCCCAGTTGTGGTCTGCCAGGGAGGTTACGAGTGCCGACGCGATGTTCTCGATGTCATCGGTGCGGTGCCGTGTTTCGGAACCGTCCTCGTTGAGGCCGAGAGCCTCGCGAAGCCCGGGAAGTGTGTTGATTCCGCCGAAGATTTGTCGAGCGCGCAGCATGGCCAGGACAGTTTCGACGAGCTGCTTGCCTTCGGGTGCATGTGAGAGGATGTGCAGCCCGCCGCGAATCTGGGCGTCCTTGATTTCGCATAGCCACCCATCGACGTGCATGAGCATGTCGTCGAAGACGTCTTCGTCGGGGCGTTTCTCCCAACCGAGGTCTTGATCCATTTTTGCCGCGGTCAGCAGTGTCCAGATTTCTTGTCGAATAGCCGGCAGCTTCGCGGGGTCCATGGCGGCGATGTTGGCGTGCTCATCGAGGAGCTGCTCGAGCCGGGTGATGTCCCCATAGCTTTCGGCGCGGGCCATGGGCGGGATGAGGTGGTCGACGAGGGTGGCGTGAGCGCGGCGCTTCGCCTGAGTGCCCTCCCCCGGGTCATTGACCAGGAAGGGGTAGATCAGGGGCAGGTCGCCGATGGACTGGTCGGTGCCGGAGTCTGGCCCGAGAGCAACGGTCTTGCCGGGCAGCCACTCCATGTTGCCGTGTTTTCCGACGTGGACGATCGCGTCGGCGCCGAAGCCGTGACGGTCCGGGGTGCGGCGGATCCACTCATAGGCTGCGAGGTAGTGGTGGTTCGGGGCCAGGTCGGGGTCGTGGTAGATGCCGACGGGGTTGTCGCCAAATCCGCGGGGTGGCTGCACCATCACAACGATGTTCCCGAAGCGTAGCCCGGCTAGGTAAATATCTTTCGTCTCTGGGTGGACATAGAGGTCCCCGGGGGCCTCTCCCCAGGTCTCAATCATGTCTTTCTGGAGGGATTCCGGAAGAGTGTCGAAATACTCCTGGTAGTCGGCTGCTGAAAGGCGGAGCTCATTGGCCGCCATCACCTCGTCGGTGAGCCAATCGGGGTCTTGGCCGCCAGCGTCGATGAGCGCGTGCATAAACGCGTCCGAGTTCTCGCTGGTTTCGTTGCCCGAGTCAAGCCAGCCGGGAATCTTGGACGTATCCCCCAGGTCGTATCCCGCGTCGTGGAGGGCGTGGAGCAACGCCAACACGGAGGCCGGAGTGTCCAGGCCGACGGCGTTACCGATCCGGGCGTGCTTCGTCGGGTACGCCGACAGCATCACCGCGATGCGCTTGGAAGCATTTGCTTTATGACGCAATACCGCGTGTCGATCCGCGATGCCCGCCAGACGTGCGCACCGCTCCGGATCGGGGTTATACGAAATGAGGCCGTCGTCGCCAATTTCTTTGAATGAGAACGGGACAGTAATGATGCGCCCATCGAACTCCGGGACTGCGATTTGGGTAGCAACATCCAGCGGTGAGGCGCCGTCATCATTGTCTTCCCACGTGCTGCGCGAGCTGGTTAGAGCGAGCCCCTGGATAACGGGGAGATCGAGCTCCGCCAAGGCGGAGACGTCCCATGCTCCGTCGTCACCGCCGGCTTGTGCGGTGGCAGGTTTTGTTCCGCCCGCCGCGAGAACCGTTGTGATCAGAGTGTCCATCGTCCCGAGGAACTGGAGGAGATCATCGGACGCCTGACGAAGCGACGCCGTGAAAATTGGGACTGGTACTGCTCCACGGTCGGCGATGGCCTCGCATAGCGCGTCGATATAGCGGGTATTGCCAGCTAGATGCTGGGCGCGATAATACAAGACGGCAATGCGTCGAGCCTCAGACTCCCCCTCAGACTGAAGGCCTGCCGTGCGGTTATCTTCCCAGCCTTCTAGTATTCCCCATTCAGGCAGATGGATTGGGGCGTCGAAACCTAGGCCGGTGAGAAGCAGAGTATCGGACAGGAAATTATGAAGGTTGATGAGGTTATTTTTCCCGCCCTCGGCAAGATAGCGGTGGGCGGTGGTGACCACATTCGACGGCGCAGTGGACAGCTCTGTGAGCTCTGCGTCCATAGTCTGTTCACCCGACACGGCAATAGTCGGAATACCTGAGGTGAGAAGCTTATTCAGCCCCTCTTCCCAGGCCCGCCGTCCACCCAAGAGCCGGACGATAATGATGTCTGGCTGGGAACCCGTAGCCCCACCGGATCCCGGAATAGGTGTGCCACCGAGGAGCGCATCAACATCGTCAAGCATCAATCGCGCCGGATTTGCCCAGCGGAACTCCACGTCGGGGTGCTCATTGGCCGCTTTTGCCGTAAGCAGATCGGTGTCAGAAGTGGACAGCAGAAGAATCATGTTTTCCTTTCCGGATACCGCGCCGGACGTTGTTCATATACGGGGTCTGGCTTGACAGTGGCGCGACCGCTCCCTGAGGGATTCCCGTTTCCCGCAACTATCTTAGAGGTCGGGGTGGCTATCGGTGGCTACGACCTTTCATCGAGGTCTCATAATACTTTGACGCTGCGTGCACGGGGGTACGGTAGAAACCATGCACAGTGACGGTACTCAGACGACGACTCGGAATCGGGGAGACATGTGCCCCGGTACATTGCGTCTTTTTACTGCATCCGACGGGATGATCGGCCGCGTTCGGTCCCCCGGCGGGGATATCCAGCCGCACCAATGGACGGCATTAGGCGCTATGGCTGACGACTTGGGGGACGGCGATGTCCACATCACGTCGAGAGGAAATATCCAGATCCGTGGTGTGGAATCGGTTGATGACTTTGCTTCTGCTGTGGCTGAGGCAGGATTGCTGCCATATCCACGGCATGACCGGATGCGTAATTATCTTGCCTCTCCCCTGTCAGGGCGATCCGGCTCTGTCGGCGATGTGCGCTCCTTGGTCCGTGCTGTTGACCGCGAGCTCATTCAGTATGACGACACGGCAGATCTCCCTGGCCGAACCCTCTTTGCTTTCGACGACGGACGTGGCGACGTGATTGCAGAGCGCCCGGATTTCGGAGTCATCGCGACGACGAAGACGCGACCGTCAGATGCTCATGACTTCTTCGACGTCGTGATCGGCGGAGATTACCTGGTTGGGTCGCTCCCCCGGGCCCGCGTGGTGGATAGTGTCGTCGAGTTGGCGCGCCAATGGCAGGCCCGGCGCGGTAAGAATTGGCGGATCGAGGAGACTCCCGGCGCGGCTGAGGATCTTGCTCAGTGGGCTCGTGAGAACCTTGTGGGCCTGGAGGATCCGGTTCATGATGTGCTTCCGGTGTATGAGGAGTCTGCCGACAATGAGTTGGGCTTGCGTCAGCCGATGGGGTGGATTGATCAGGATGATGGGCGCGTGAGTTTGGCTTGTGTGTTGCCGTTTGGCCGGATGGATTCGGCGTGTGCGCGTTTGTTGGGGGCTGTGGGTAAGCCTTCGACGGTGACGTGTTGGCATGGTGTGGTGGTTCATGATTTGACCCCTGCTGAGGCGGATGAGGCTGTGCGTTTTTTGGCTCCCCGCGGTTTGGTTTTCGATGCGGCGTCGCCGTTGGCTCGTGTGACAGCGTGTACGGGGTTGCCTCAGTGTCGGAAGTCTCGTGATGATGTTCGTTCTGATGCGGTGCGGGCTATTAATGCTGGGTCCTTGCCTGGTGGGCGTGTGCATTTTGTGGGGTGTGAGCGTCGTTGTGGTGCGCCGAATATGGATTACACGGAGTTCCTTGCTGAGGGCGATGGTGTTTATGAGACCTCGGAGGTGACTCATCATGCCTGATGATGTGGGGTCGGCAAGTTCAGAAAGGGCTGGTGGTGCGGTGTATAGCCGGGATCGCTATGTTTCGTTGGGGAATGATATTTATCGACGTTCGTTCGCGATTATTCGTGATGAGAGTGATTTGAGTCGTTTTACTCCCGACGAAGAGACCGTGGCGGTGCGGATGATTCACGCAGCCGGGGATGTGTCCTTGGCCGACGACATTGTGTTTTCCGACGGTGCTGTCCGGGTGGGGCGTGCTGCCTTGGAGTCGGGTGCGCCGATTTTTACGGATGTTCGGATGGTGTCGAGTGGTGTGACGCGTCGGCGTCTTCCCGCGGATAACGACGTGGAGTGTTTGCTGA of Corynebacterium kroppenstedtii DSM 44385 contains these proteins:
- a CDS encoding cation transporter: MNEIGSSHRVHQLQRRIRFIVAFTIAYNVVEAVVTVSAGRLASSGALVSFGLDSTIEVASAVAIAWQYSRRDPERWEKPTLRLIAWLFFLLAAYVTVESVIALVNHREPDHSAVGLGMVIASVIIMPLVSFLERDAGRALGSSSAVADSKQTLVCAYLSVAVLVGLAVDWLFGWWWADPVAALVVAALALHEGKEAWEGDSCAASSHEALAATEG
- a CDS encoding ABC transporter permease; the protein is MNASPQPHSSPVDENGHLTSGSGERTSFWTAVGLVAGREMKVKMMSKAFVVTTVIVLGLLMLGVLLAPRLGDLFDGDGKKVAVTAETSQVVQGLGDSYKPQVVDSAEAAKDAVRNGEADAAVITDKSSPAGITVVGLDSTPENMVQALAVSPNVELLDPDAPNPGVRYFIAFGFGIAFFMIAIIYGQQIAVSVIEEKQSRIVEILLATIPAKALMTGKVIGNSVMAFLQVVLIAGGLLLGMRFNNSVLPLDGLRAPILWFVLLFAIGFVMIASLYAAAASLVSRQEDIGSTSMPVMMLIMIPYVAVIFFNDNPEALRIMALIPFSAPVATPLRVFLGQGTIWDHLLSLGILLVATALAIWFASAIYERSILRTRQAIKWSQALRARNE
- a CDS encoding YceI family protein, which codes for MKKPWITLVVIAIVTIVLASVGPVVYKAVTDRGTKTESLTDGDAKAASTDINGSWKIVRGSGKNATSAGYTFHEILPGKSKETSGSTNKVDGSFTVSDQKLTEGSATTDLTSISSDVEKRDINVRRTILNTDEFPKAVFTIKGPVDVSSLPGDGHADEITVPGTMEIHGVKKDIDVKLKALRTGKKLIVSSTIPINRRDYDIESPQFVAAKIDETGEINLLLTMEKQ
- a CDS encoding ABC transporter ATP-binding protein; amino-acid sequence: MISVRGLNKSFGGKRALHDLSFDIKPGLMTGFVGGNGAGKTTTMRILLGVLSHDSGEILVDGEPITSDYRAGIGYMPEERGLYPKMPVIDQLVYLARLHGSSAKAAKTRAMNLLERLDLDHRAKDKLEELSLGNQQRAQVAAALVHEPSALVLDEPFSGLDPHAVDITLQVLQETADTGIPVLFSSHQLDVVERLCDVLIILADGRVVASGTRDELIEQHTEAEWELVTTAGTDWIHSIPGVTITSSDEGQVRFHTDSVDVANEVLREATSRGPIHSFGPVRHSLHEIFTEVTR
- a CDS encoding RNA polymerase-binding protein RbpA, whose protein sequence is MADRVLRGSRMGAVSYETDRDHDLAPRQLVKYRTEDGKIWEVPFADDAEIPGEWPCQNGKIGELVEGEGTEAKPVKPPRTHWDMLRERRSIDELEKLLNERLDMLKQRRRIAAKMMKEQKEAEEKVKSK
- a CDS encoding polyprenol monophosphomannose synthase, which translates into the protein MTQPSDNTLVIIPTYNEKDNLPLIVGRLRKAEPDRVDVLVVDDNSPDGTGDLADQMASDDSHIHVLHRKGKEGLCAAYVAGFRWGLDQNYDVICEMDADGSHAPEQLHLLLDSVNDGADLTIGSRYVPGGETVNWPAYRQFLSRGGNTYINVVLGAGIRDITAGYRAYRRSVLEAVDLDELSNAGYIFQTDLAWRILQQGFDVREMPITFTERELGESKLSGNFVKDSLLEVTKWGVAYRSKQAKELFTSSKRLIKHEVHELIEKQKRRFNS